In the genome of Oscillospiraceae bacterium, one region contains:
- a CDS encoding DUF1854 domain-containing protein, producing the protein MEENDKSLKDIIRLGFLDPVNSSFSMSENGFLMLCRKPTEKPETETVSESGSEPKADVKSNESTEERVILHRAFPFDKPDEYISVLNEKQEEIGLIKSLGDFNAETQAVLHAELDKKYFVFFINSIESVKERFGYSYWICESDCGKIRFTLRDTFRSIVKITPDRIFMQDVDGCRYEIKSLAALDAKSFHKIELYI; encoded by the coding sequence ATGGAAGAAAATGACAAATCATTGAAGGATATAATAAGGCTCGGCTTTCTCGATCCCGTCAATAGCAGCTTTTCAATGTCAGAAAACGGATTTCTGATGCTCTGCAGAAAACCCACGGAAAAGCCGGAAACCGAAACTGTATCCGAATCAGGCTCAGAGCCTAAAGCGGATGTCAAAAGCAATGAAAGCACAGAGGAAAGAGTGATCCTTCACCGCGCATTCCCTTTTGACAAGCCTGACGAATATATATCCGTGCTCAATGAAAAGCAGGAGGAAATCGGATTGATAAAATCATTGGGCGATTTTAACGCAGAAACACAGGCGGTTCTCCACGCCGAGCTTGATAAAAAATACTTTGTATTTTTTATCAATTCAATCGAATCCGTCAAGGAGAGATTCGGATATTCATATTGGATATGTGAGAGCGATTGCGGGAAAATCCGTTTTACGCTCAGAGACACCTTCAGAAGCATAGTGAAGATCACTCCAGACAGGATCTTCATGCAGGATGTCGACGGCTGCAGATATGAAATAAAAAGCCTTGCAGCTCTTGACGCAAAAAGCTTTCATAAAATAGAGCTGTATATCTGA
- a CDS encoding ABC transporter ATP-binding protein: MKKPNKAAVHHGKGKPRESAMDVLSLEERAAQLIEIKFKAKCAFVLATDLNHENEIGPGCFCVCENALYTVRDDPAGGYEVTEIAKQPLSDVKFNPYVGYIAIECKKEGKPYELCRSTYRCKLAFSEAAKWMRIYLAGEIPFSQIKYKKRRSTCPKCGMPYVGESEVCYDCTDKKATVKQLFKVAKPQLPLFAVSIFLFIITTLLGVVIPNIQRVGIDDYIKSPSPETVTFSSLLLVVLSIAGIALLIQLLSILRNNLLATVGNKTVITLRSMLYQKIQLMSVASISRRSAGELINRVTGDTQQISDFMTWNLPSIIEQTLMFVVVGVAMFIYNAPLALLILIPVPLVVLMFKSIWHYAHRVYHRQWIADANASTVLHDIFQGVRVVKVFGTEQREIEKYNTSIKTVADIQIKNETIWNTIMPYANFLLGAGSFIVLYYVGGRILAGEMTLGEMQMFSYYTGILYGPLRWAAHLPRMIQQALTSISKVFEIINEETDVKDTVKPVDLKIRGEVEFDNASFGYTEVEDVLKNITLSIKPGEMLGIVGKSGVGKSTLINLVMRLYDVRSGCVKIDGVDIRDISQSSLRSQIGVVLQETFLFTGSVYDNIAYAKPDATHEEVISASKLANAHNFIMKLPDSYNTYVGEKGYTLSGGERQRIAIARAVLHNPKILILDEATSALDTETEKMIQDSLAELTKNRTTLAIAHRLSTLRNATKLVVLDEGRVAEFGTHEELMHKNGIYYNLVMAQRQMNKLSK; the protein is encoded by the coding sequence ATGAAGAAACCAAACAAAGCAGCCGTACATCACGGAAAGGGAAAGCCGCGTGAATCGGCGATGGACGTCCTTTCCCTTGAGGAACGCGCGGCACAGCTAATTGAGATAAAATTCAAAGCAAAATGCGCCTTCGTTCTCGCCACAGATTTAAACCATGAAAACGAGATTGGCCCCGGTTGTTTCTGTGTATGCGAAAACGCTTTATACACTGTTCGAGATGATCCGGCAGGAGGATATGAAGTAACCGAAATCGCAAAACAGCCGTTGTCCGATGTGAAATTCAATCCTTATGTCGGCTATATCGCAATAGAATGTAAAAAAGAAGGAAAGCCTTACGAGCTTTGCCGTTCTACATACCGCTGTAAACTCGCTTTTTCCGAAGCGGCAAAATGGATGAGAATCTATTTAGCAGGCGAAATACCGTTTTCACAAATTAAGTATAAAAAGCGCCGAAGCACGTGTCCGAAATGCGGAATGCCCTACGTAGGTGAAAGTGAAGTATGTTATGACTGCACGGACAAAAAGGCAACCGTTAAACAACTTTTCAAAGTCGCGAAGCCTCAGCTTCCTCTTTTCGCAGTTTCAATATTTTTATTCATTATAACTACCCTTCTCGGTGTTGTCATACCCAATATCCAGCGTGTGGGAATCGACGATTACATAAAGAGCCCTTCTCCTGAAACCGTTACTTTTTCCTCGCTGCTGTTGGTGGTGCTTTCAATTGCCGGGATAGCATTGCTTATTCAGTTATTATCAATTCTGAGAAACAATCTGCTTGCCACAGTCGGCAATAAAACGGTAATCACGCTGCGCAGCATGCTTTATCAGAAAATACAGTTGATGTCGGTGGCGAGTATTTCACGACGTTCCGCAGGAGAATTGATAAACAGAGTAACCGGAGACACGCAGCAGATAAGCGATTTCATGACGTGGAATCTGCCGAGCATTATCGAACAGACTCTCATGTTTGTAGTCGTCGGTGTTGCCATGTTTATTTACAACGCTCCACTTGCCCTGCTCATACTTATTCCTGTTCCTCTTGTTGTGCTGATGTTTAAATCAATATGGCATTATGCTCACAGAGTGTATCATCGCCAATGGATAGCCGACGCCAACGCGAGTACTGTTCTCCATGATATATTTCAAGGAGTACGCGTCGTTAAGGTGTTCGGGACCGAACAGCGCGAGATCGAAAAATATAATACTTCCATAAAAACTGTCGCGGACATTCAAATCAAAAACGAAACTATATGGAACACGATAATGCCATATGCAAATTTCTTGCTCGGCGCAGGCAGCTTTATCGTACTGTATTATGTCGGCGGCAGAATTCTGGCCGGCGAAATGACTCTCGGCGAGATGCAGATGTTTTCGTATTACACAGGCATTTTATACGGTCCTCTTCGCTGGGCAGCGCATCTCCCGAGAATGATCCAACAGGCGCTTACTTCAATTTCAAAGGTTTTCGAGATAATCAATGAAGAAACGGATGTAAAGGATACTGTCAAGCCGGTTGATTTGAAAATACGCGGCGAGGTAGAATTTGATAACGCTTCCTTCGGATATACCGAAGTAGAGGATGTTCTAAAAAACATAACCCTGAGTATCAAGCCCGGCGAAATGCTCGGAATTGTCGGAAAATCCGGCGTGGGTAAAAGCACACTGATCAATCTCGTCATGCGTCTCTACGATGTCAGAAGCGGATGCGTTAAAATCGACGGCGTGGATATACGCGATATATCCCAAAGCTCGCTCAGAAGCCAGATCGGTGTCGTACTGCAGGAGACGTTTCTTTTTACCGGATCGGTTTATGACAATATTGCATATGCAAAACCCGATGCGACACACGAAGAGGTCATTTCCGCCTCAAAGCTTGCCAATGCGCACAATTTCATAATGAAGCTGCCAGATTCATACAATACCTATGTCGGGGAAAAAGGGTATACTCTGTCAGGCGGCGAACGGCAGCGCATAGCCATTGCGCGCGCCGTTCTCCATAATCCAAAGATACTGATACTTGATGAAGCCACAAGCGCGCTCGACACAGAGACAGAAAAAATGATCCAGGACTCTCTTGCCGAGCTTACTAAAAACAGAACTACGCTTGCCATAGCGCACAGGCTGTCAACTTTGCGCAACGCAACAAAGCTCGTCGTACTTGACGAGGGACGCGTCGCCGAATTCGGCACGCATGAAGAGCTGATGCATAAAAACGGCATTTACTACAACCTTGTTATGGCCCAGAGGCAAATGAACAAGCTCTCGAAGTGA